Proteins encoded together in one Amblyomma americanum isolate KBUSLIRL-KWMA chromosome 1, ASM5285725v1, whole genome shotgun sequence window:
- the LOC144112880 gene encoding sulfotransferase ssu-1-like, whose protein sequence is MASRRLPKYVDIEGLRLTSEFSPEPVREALKFVPRAGDVVLVTYPKCGTHWAQQILQLIVNGGRSADNFYEWLARTPLLELLGTRILEDRPEPRLMKTHLPLARLALRDEARYVYVARNPWDCCVSFYHHTKTLPAADFREGTFDDFFELFVSGQTDHGGFFDHLLPWYALRTQPNVFFITYEQLAKDKRATVLKIACFLGPHYEQELLHNKERLLAVLDKSSADFMKRQFALDPAILKSILDRDPNALPDEMKTLFGKVFVAPERETNTVNFVRKGIVGDSKNYFTREQLQRMQQLIDKKTAGTDVMHMWLDEDPLRQLETESP, encoded by the exons ATGGCCAGCCGCAGGCTTCCCAAGTACGTGGACATCGAGGGACTTCGCCTTACCAGCGAGTTCAGCCCGGAGCCGGTCCGAGAGGCTCTGAAGTTCGTGCCCCGCGCTGGAGATGTGGTGCTCGTCACGTACCCAAAGTGTGGCACCCACTGGGCCCAGCAGATCTTGCAGCTCATTGTGAACGGAGGCCGGTCGGCGGACAACTTCTACGAGTGGCTGGCCAGGACGCCGCTCCTCGAGCTCCTAGGCACACGCATCCTGGAGGACAGGCCCGAGCCGCGCCTCATGAAGACCCATCTTCCGCTGGCCAGGCTGGCGCTACGGGACGAGGCAAG GTACGTGTACGTGGCCCGAAACCCCTGGGACTGCTGCGTGTCCTTTTACCACCACACCAAGACGCTGCCGGCGGCGGACTTTCGCGAAGGAACGTTCGACGACTTCTTCGAGCTGTTCGTGAGTGGTCAGACGGACCATGGGGGCTTCTTCGACCACCTGCTGCCCTGGTACGCGCTCAGGACGCAGCCAAACGTGTTCTTCATAACCTACGAGCAACTGGCCAAGGATAAACGCGCCACCGTGCTCAAGATAGCATGCTTTCTCGGGCCACACTACGAGCAGGAGCTGCTTCACAACAAAGAGCGCTTGCTGGCAGTGCTGGACAAGAGCAGCGCGGACTTCATGAAGCGGCAGTTTGCGCTGGACCCTGCAATACTCAAGAGCATCCTTGACAGGGACCCCAACGCGTTGCCAGACGAAATGAAGACTCTGTTTGGAAAAGTATTCGTCGCGCCCGAGCGGGAAACTAACACAGTGAACTTTGTCCGGAAAGGGATTGTGGGAGACTCCAAGAACTATTTTACGCGCGAGCAGCTACAGCGGATGCAGCAGCTCATTGACAAGAAAACCGCTGGTACTGACGTCATGCATATGTGGTTGGACGAAGACCCGCTCCGGCAGTTAGAGACAGAAAGCCCGTAA